The Glycine soja cultivar W05 chromosome 15, ASM419377v2, whole genome shotgun sequence region attagagaaatatGAGTGTTGCTAAGAGAAATGAGGAAGTAACGTTTTTGAGAAAGTGTATGTATTTGTGTTTCCtgtttttatttattccttCAATAAAACTAAATGAAAGTAATAAAAGAAGCTaacaattgattattttaaacgcttaaatataaattttttgtttttatgttgttAGATTTATACTTCTAATTTctccattttaaaatagaaatatttaattttcctatttttaaaaattatgattttatttaagttttcaatcttttctatattttatttcttttattttgatccaATTAAATTCTAGatctatcatatttatttaagatatcATCAAAAcgtgatttaattaattataatgtaagaaataaatgaaatgaaattaaaaatgataccaaaattattatttttttaaaatgagaatcaaaattataaattttctaaaataaaaaatcaaatgtctttattttaaaatatgatgactaaaattatagattttttaaaacaaaataatcaaatgtttttattttaaaatggaaggaccaaaatattacaaattatgcaaaatagaaaaaaaaatatttaagtctattttaaaagaaaaacagtgaaaatgaaaaataaaataaaagaagctgacaaattttttttccacGCTATGCACTAAAAAATCCATTTATCTTTTCCGTGCCATATCATGTAAATTATGCTGCCTCAATTCACGAGCACTTTATTCCAACCACCCTTTCATTCAATTTTTGGAGTGGTTATTTTCACTTCTCTTTTGCTATTCACACTcacatgttttaaaatttttgttatgaCGAAGATATCATTTTCAGAAAAACATAATTTccttaacaaaatataaaataaaaccatatttttgttatgtaagagggattgaaaaaaaatacacaacaaaaatatatttctattaaccaaatacataataaaaatatatttttgttatgtattttgctcaattgaaattcatttttgttgtgttaagtgtttaaatttttttaattaattatagatataagttaatttttttaaaaaataattccatTAATAGTAAtacaaatcatatattttaaaattaaaattaaattaattaagatacaATTTACCTTTTAATGGTAATAtcatataattacatttttaaataaaatttaccgtatgaattatctttattaataataatcaaattaatttggttacaattaaaaagaataacttGTGTtgtcattaatttaaattcaaaagataattcTATCACAATTAATTCTATTACTATTAaaaaggtcatgtgtgtgtcaTTAAGATGATGAtttgtataataattaatttaagaataatttaaaaggtaaaattttaaaattaataacaatttttttcaaaaaatttaataaaatgaaaacgtATTTTCATTGAATACAAGAGgaagtgaaaaagaaataaaaataatagtagttTCCCACTCCCTTCAATTTTCTCCAACTCTGCATCAAATATGCGTGTCACCACACCACACAAAACGAGTTGTTGACTGCAATAAAACCAGTAGTCTGATTTTGAACCCATGGCTtccctaaaatcaacataaATTTCCACTGCCAAGCCTCAATAGTCTACTTGCGGAGAAGAATTCATTATTTGtgttataaaattaaagtaagTCTTTCAAGATTTTTTACATGAGTAATTTGATTGGCTTAcaaacttacaatttttttttgtaaaattaaaataaatctttgaaGATTTcttaacttaaataaattataaatttgaattaaaatatgtatgaaTATAATTACAGTAATTAATTTGAAtgagaatataaaattttatgaattaaaatattcaaatcataaaaaaaaacataattacctTAATCAACATAATtatgtatttataaattaatagatggataaaaaaatcatttgcattttttcctaaaatcttcttatatataattgattaagaaaaaaagttattgcaGGCTGGTGTGAATATGGCAGGAAGTGACGAAGGCATGCAAGACTTGGAGAACAACATTAGTAGCACTATTACTACTCATTCTACATCAAATGAAAGCACTACTACtaaccaagaaaaaggaaaagagattgACACTACAACTACTAATCCAGAAAAGAACATTGGAGTATTTTCAGGTGTGATTGATACGGAAGAAGTTAGAGGAATGATGGCGTCTGATCCATTTATTAAACAAACTGTTGattcctttttgaaatattcAGAGccagagaagaaagaagacagTCAGAATCAGAATGATACCAACCAAGGATCAACAATTGCACATGCTAAGCATACCAAAACACCATAAGGAAAAAGATGTAGTCACAACTTCCTGAAAATTTAATTCATAGTCTTGGAttaggagtttttttttctctagtttttttaatataaatagtcCAGTAGCATGTATACTTAGTCAGGTCCATCAACATGTGTTCTAGTGATAAATATagtaatgttttatttatttatttttaggttaataGGAAAGATATATGATGAAGACACAGGTAAGTTTGTTGTATTTGGTTAAAATATGTGTATGTGTATGGAACCTTTTTTTTAGTATGCATcttctttgattttatttttatttttatgtttttgaggAATCAATAACATTTCTTCTACCTGAACAttgaacatataaaaaaaaattatttttaacatgaacattgaacatacaaagaaatagaaaaaacatattaattactttatacATATTGTATAAAAACTTTTACACCATCATTTATTTGCAGTCTATTGTTTTTGGtaactttgatttttataataattattttaaatattatatcaatTACAAATTATGATTTACACTAAACTCAaaggaaaaactaaaaaacatagaatctttctaaaataaattatgtcaaATGTTCCTGTTATAATTGGGAATTAATAAATTTAGGTTAAATGGTAAAAACGGAATCAACATCCAAATAGTGAAAATCtcactaacaaaattaattcaacATGGAACTAGTTATAATTAAAAGCAGAGGAGATCAGATTACATCAGTCACAACTTTACGAAAATTAGGTCAATTTTCACCTATTGATTTAATCTTAATCAATCCCTGTTTTACGGATCAGAAATTAGCACGTGATCATCAATCCCTGTGCAAATCATCTCCTCTATTACCCACAAAAAAAGTTTGCGATCATCAATCCCtgtttttcttaaaaacttGATTGCATATTAAACACCTCCCTTTATTGCTCTCAAGATTCCAATCttgcataattttatttttcgttcTTTATGTTTCAGATACCTCCCACTCTCATTTTTCTATACAATTCACGTGCCCCCACCCACCTATTTCCAATTTCCGCTGCTTAATGCTATTTATAACAATGTATTTCTATCTCATAGAATTAAAGATTTTTTAGGATAGCAtataaagtttttcaaaatggaAAACTGTCAATCACTATCAATTCATTATAGACAATTTGTGATTGAACACAAACTAATTAATTGCaagaaattgtaaaaaaaaaaaaaaaatctcaacgaCACACTCCTTAGAGGTTGAATTTTCACTGCTCCAAAACTTTGATCCTCTCAAGATAGATATTCATGTGATGAGTATCATCATCAGAGAATTGATCGCTAACCATGAGTTCCTtaacaactaaaatttttatttctctcactTCAAGCCTCAAGAGCCCGAAGGCTGCATTTTTGCAAGCAATTATACTTCTGAACGATTTTAAAACTCAAGTGCTGCGAGTTTGGGGCAACAACCAGTTGTTATCTAAATCTTGTAaggtacaaattttaattactgGGATTTTGGCAGAAAGCTTcgcaatctttttatttttatttttgtgtaattGAGGAGATACTAAAGCTTAAGAGATCACGTGACTCACTTAAGTAATTTAATTAGGACCATTAgactaaaattaaatcaatggGTGAGAATTGGTGTAAATTTCAAGAGATATAATGGTAtaatttgatttcttctcttaaaAATATGATAGACTTATATTTTGAGGGATTAACTACTTTAATATACTATAATaggtattttttgtttcatctaTGAAATAGGATTGATTTCTCttttcaatcataatttttttatccacaaaatttaaactcaaatctttattaaaatagatcaaactaaaaatatatttggtatAATATGTTTTTGTATTACTTACACGCTCACTCTGCATATAgaatctaaattaaattaaacttcactccactaatctaatctaatctaagtaggaaaataattattaaaaactatatcCCTGGCATGGTCTTCATATCTATTTACCCTTTAGCTCTACTACAGTAACAAGTTCAGTGTGCCCCACTTTTTTCCTCATGCAGCTCGTCAAATTGGCAGCATCCACATCCTCTCCAATCACCACCACTCGATCTTTGCTTTCCCCCTCTATGTTCACAGAATTTACACCTACATCGTTAACCAATGACAAATTTCAAggttgaaaaccaaaaaatgcTCTGTTTCTCTCTCCCATTTAAGGGTTACATGCCCGTAGGTGTGGAAGTTTTCAAGGTTGAATTATTGACGGTCTGAAACTACTTATAATGGAAGACCATGCCTGATACTTTCCACTCAATAATAATACATGAATCACTCTTCATTTTAAACATTCTATCAatatctcttttttctttttatctctcttcTTATCactacataaattatattatatttatatttttctgtcTCTTGCGTGTATAATAGTACATGGAATGCTTATCAAACATTTTTCTAACCAAAAAGCTGAACaagaaatttaacaaaattacatcaaaatgaaaaaaaaaaagggtataaTGATGAACAATGGTTCATGGTTTTAGACTTCTAACTTGCCTTGACCTCTGCTAAGCTTATGATATCGGTGTGTCCAACCTTTTTCCTCAAAGAATTTGTTAACTTAACAGGATCAACTTCATCTCCAATCACCACCAACTTGTCTTTCTCTTCTCCCTCTAACCCCACATAATTCACACCTGCATTCACCCAATTAAAACTTAATCAAATTCTTACGTATGAAACagatagagagaaagagagattaatatttttttgtcacgaACCACTTGCTGCAGCAACAACCTTGAGTGCCTTCGTGCGGCACTTTTGGCAATTC contains the following coding sequences:
- the LOC114387476 gene encoding heavy metal-associated isoprenylated plant protein 47-like isoform X2; its protein translation is MKQKIVMKVHMNCQKCRTKALKVVAAASGVNYVGLEGEEKDKLVVIGDEVDPVKLTNSLRKKVGHTDIISLAEVKV
- the LOC114387476 gene encoding heavy metal-associated isoprenylated plant protein 47-like isoform X1 — translated: MKQKIVMKVHMNCQKCRTKALKVVAAASGVNYVGLEGEEKDKLVVIGDEVDPVKLTNSLRKKVGHTDIISLAEVKAS